A genomic region of Pelodiscus sinensis isolate JC-2024 chromosome 1, ASM4963464v1, whole genome shotgun sequence contains the following coding sequences:
- the GPR162 gene encoding putative G-protein coupled receptor 162 — protein sequence MMHRGGGSSVGDLSESTLHNNSLWWLACGLLALLANSWIILSITAKQQKHKPLELLLCFLAGTHILMAAVPLTTYAVVQLRRESSDYDWNESICKVFVSTYYTLALATCFTVASLSYHRMWMVRWPVNYRLSNAKKQALHAVMGIWMVSFILSTLPSIGWHNNGERYYARGCQFIVSKIGLGFGVCFSLLLLGGIVMGLVCVGITFYQTLWAHQRHQRCRHLQTEEASSCPPSAHNTFNVPAIVVEDVRGKRRSSLDGSESAKTSMQMTNLISAIVFLYDTLTGVPILVVSFFSLRYDTAPTWMVLAVLWCSMVQTLLLPSFIWSCERYRADVRTVWEQCVAIMTEEDGDDEGACEDYGDGRICKVRFDANGAAAVKRDPREVKLLPMSHMLLPHDQVHYLQVPISRRMSHDETSFFSSHRSTPSFLHKWSSSDDIRIATPRKLGGPGFLPPELRDYHHRRRPPENELTTLRQFLEGGLVPRGSGSSACFFRDEITTFIDETPLPSPACSPRHSRLPLALRRDRRLSLGGAEEGEEGPERARRCSLSGSEDWHLQDRQQVSHERTLEAYEAHTFRELNL from the exons ATGATGCATCGTGGagggggcagcagtgtgggagaccTGTCAGAGTCCACCCTGCACAACAACTCATTGTGGTGGCTGGCATGTGGACTGCTGGCTCTGCTAGCCAACTCCTGGATTATTCTGAGCATCACAGCCAAGCAGCAGAAGCACAAAcctctggagctgctgctgtgctTTCTAGCTGGGACCCACATCCTCATGGCGGCTGTCCCCCTCACTACCTATGCTGTGGTGCAGCTGCGGCGCGAGTCCTCTGACTACGACTGGAATGAGAGCATCTGCAAGGTCTTTGTCTCCACATACTATACTCTTGCCCTGGCTACCTGCTTCACAGTAGCCTCCTTGTCCTATCACCGAATGTGGATGGTGAGGTGGCCAGTAAACTACCGGCTCAGTAATGCCAAGAAGCAGGCTCTGCATGCAGTGATGGGCATCTGGATGGTATCCTTcatcctctccaccctcccctccaTTGGCTGGCACAACAATGGCGAGCGCTATTATGCCCGTGGCTGCCAGTTCATTGTCAGCAAGATAGGACTGGGATTTGGTGTCTGCTTCAGCCTCCTGCTCCTGGGAGGAATCGTCATGGGCTTGGTGTGTGTGGGCATCACCTTTTACCAGACCCTATGGGCACACCAAAGGCACCAGAGATGTCGTCACCTGCAGACAGaggaagcctcttcctgccctccctcAGCACACAACACCTTCAATGTGCCAGCCATCGTTGTAGAGGATGTCCGGGGCAAGAGGAGGTCATCACTGGATGGCTCGGAGTCAGCCAAGACCTCCATGCAGATGACCAACCTTATCAGCGCTATTGTCTTCCTGTATGACACACTCACCGGGGTGCCCATCTTG GTGGTGAGTTTTTTCAGCCTGCGCTATGATACCGCTCCTACCTGGATGGTGTTGGCAGTGCTGTGGTGCTCCATGGTGCAGACCCTACTGCTTCCCTCTTTCATCTGGTCCTGTGAGCGCTACCGAGCTGATGTCCGCACCGTGTGGGAACAGTGCGTGGCCATCATGACAGAAGAAGATGGGGATGATG AAGGGGCCTGCGAGGATTATGGTGATGGGCGGATCTGTAAGGTGCGATTCGATGCCAACGGTGCTGCTGCTGTAAAACGAGATCCAAGGGAAGTCAAGCTGCTACCCATGAGTCACATGCTGCTGCCGCATGACCAGGTGCACTACCTACAG GTCCCCATCTCCCGGAGAATGTCCCATGACGAAACTAGCTTCTTCTCCTCCCACCGctccactccatccttccttCACAAGTGGTCCTCATCTGATGACATCCGAATTGCCACTCCCCGCAAGCTTGGGGGCCCTGGCTTCCTTCCTCCTGAACTGCGTGACTACCACCATCGCCGGCGGCCCCCTGAAAATGAGCTGACCACTCTCAGGCAGTTCCTAGAGGGGGGGCTGGTCCCCAGAGGATCTGGCTCCAGCGCCTGCTTCTTCAGGGATGAGATCACCACGTTCATCGATGAGACgcctctgccctccccagcctgcagcccacgccACTCCCGCCTCCCACTCGCATTGCGCCGAGACCGTCGCCTCTCCCTAGGGGGTGCTGAAGAGGGGGAAGAGGGCCCTGAGCGGGCACGGCGCTGCTCACTGTCTGGCAGTGAAGACTGGCATCTGCAGGACAGACAGCAGGTATCACATGAAAGGACCCTTGAAGCCTATGAGGCACATACCTTCAGGGAGCTCAATCTGTGA